In one window of Tumebacillus algifaecis DNA:
- a CDS encoding phage tail assembly chaperone, producing the protein MKKEESKAMTQDLYVDPLEALLAVDAERAPEDDVYLKRLNAKFRVRGPKQSEYKATLERCVKETGKGKNLRRSLDTDMFQKLIVYTFTVTPNLSDPKLMEKYGALVAEEVIEKALLPGEVDKLAERILELGGYGDDDDMVEDAKN; encoded by the coding sequence ATGAAAAAAGAAGAAAGCAAAGCGATGACCCAAGACCTGTATGTCGATCCGCTCGAAGCACTGCTCGCGGTGGATGCAGAACGAGCACCGGAAGATGATGTCTACCTGAAACGCCTCAACGCCAAATTCCGCGTGCGCGGGCCGAAACAGTCCGAATACAAAGCGACCTTGGAGCGCTGCGTCAAGGAGACGGGCAAAGGCAAAAACTTGCGCCGCTCGCTCGATACGGACATGTTCCAAAAGCTGATCGTCTACACGTTCACCGTCACGCCGAATCTGTCCGACCCGAAACTGATGGAGAAATACGGCGCGCTGGTGGCCGAAGAGGTGATCGAAAAAGCGTTGTTGCCGGGCGAGGTTGACAAGTTGGCGGAGCGCATCCTCGAACTTGGCGGTTACGGCGATGACGACGACATGGTGGAAGACGCAAAAAACTAA